The Linepithema humile isolate Giens D197 chromosome 2, Lhum_UNIL_v1.0, whole genome shotgun sequence genome has a segment encoding these proteins:
- the LOC136997687 gene encoding uncharacterized protein isoform X1 encodes MEGTWAQATARGRRRRSEPSRNGAASRSVRGAAAAAGPPPVAAAPRPPPVAAAPRPPPVAAAPGLVSVAALDPVPGAAPGPTRRWKRETDIEKQVNDAVRRAVNRERRKLWKKSRPQSIAPSPQSNAPSPQTYVPSPQTYVPTPQPYAPAPQPYAPAPQPYAPAPQPYAPSPQVICPVPIYMPPPIYISPSTHNQSSYIPNSYPSYPPYPYYR; translated from the exons ATGGAAGGCACGTGGGCACAAGCAACGGCGCGAGGTAGAAGAC gaaGAAGCGAGCCATCTAGAAATGGTGCAGCATCACGTTCAGTCCGTGGCGCCGCTGCTGCGGCAGGTCCACCGCCCGTCGCCGCCGCACCACGTCCACCGCCCGTCGCCGCCGCACCACGTCCACCGCCCGTCGCCGCCGCACCAGGTTTAGTGTCCGTCGCCGCACTAGATCCGGTACCTGGTGCAGCACCGGGTCCAACAAGAAGATGGAAAAGGGAGACAGATATTGAAAAA cagGTTAATGATGCAGTGCGGCGTGCTGTAAATAGAGAGCGGAGGAAGCTGTGGAAAAAATCAAGGCCGCAATCCATCGCACCCTCGCCGCAATCCAACGCACCATCGCCGCAAACCTACGTACCGTCACCGCAGACGTACGTACCGACGCCGCAACCCTACGCACCTGCGCCGCAACCCTACGCACCTGCGCCGCAACCCTACGCACCTGCGCCGCAACCCTACGCACCATCGCCACAAGTGATATGTCCGGTACCAATCTATATGCCAccacctatatatatatcaccATCGACTCACAATCAGTCATCTTATATTCCAAATTCATATCCCTCTTATCCTCCATATCCGTATTATAgataa
- the LOC136997687 gene encoding uncharacterized protein isoform X2, which translates to MEGTWAQATARGRRRRSEPSRNGAASRSVRGAAAAAGPPPVAAAPRPPPVAAAPRPPPVAAAPGLVSVAALDPVPGAAPGPTRRWKRETDIEKVNDAVRRAVNRERRKLWKKSRPQSIAPSPQSNAPSPQTYVPSPQTYVPTPQPYAPAPQPYAPAPQPYAPAPQPYAPSPQVICPVPIYMPPPIYISPSTHNQSSYIPNSYPSYPPYPYYR; encoded by the exons ATGGAAGGCACGTGGGCACAAGCAACGGCGCGAGGTAGAAGAC gaaGAAGCGAGCCATCTAGAAATGGTGCAGCATCACGTTCAGTCCGTGGCGCCGCTGCTGCGGCAGGTCCACCGCCCGTCGCCGCCGCACCACGTCCACCGCCCGTCGCCGCCGCACCACGTCCACCGCCCGTCGCCGCCGCACCAGGTTTAGTGTCCGTCGCCGCACTAGATCCGGTACCTGGTGCAGCACCGGGTCCAACAAGAAGATGGAAAAGGGAGACAGATATTGAAAAA GTTAATGATGCAGTGCGGCGTGCTGTAAATAGAGAGCGGAGGAAGCTGTGGAAAAAATCAAGGCCGCAATCCATCGCACCCTCGCCGCAATCCAACGCACCATCGCCGCAAACCTACGTACCGTCACCGCAGACGTACGTACCGACGCCGCAACCCTACGCACCTGCGCCGCAACCCTACGCACCTGCGCCGCAACCCTACGCACCTGCGCCGCAACCCTACGCACCATCGCCACAAGTGATATGTCCGGTACCAATCTATATGCCAccacctatatatatatcaccATCGACTCACAATCAGTCATCTTATATTCCAAATTCATATCCCTCTTATCCTCCATATCCGTATTATAgataa